A genomic region of Streptomyces rimosus contains the following coding sequences:
- a CDS encoding CoA-acylating methylmalonate-semialdehyde dehydrogenase: MKTINHWIGGKPVEGLSGSFGPVYNPATGAQEKRVAFASVDEVDAAVAAAKEAYRTWGSSSLAKRTAVLFAYRELIDAHREELAALITAEHGKVHSDALGEVARGLEIVELACGIPQQLKGELSTQVSTRVDVAAIRQSLGVVAGITPFNFPAMVPMWMFPLAVACGNTFVLKPSEKVPSAALKLAELAAEAGLPDGVLNIVNGDKVAVDRILEHPDIAAVSFVGSTPIARYIHTTGTANGKRVQALGGAKNHMLVLPDADLDLAADSAINAAYGSAGERCMAISVVVTVGDTADPLIEKIKERAAALTIGPGDDPSSEMGPLITKAHRDKVASYVTGAAAQGADVVIDGTDFTVPGHENGHWIGVSLLDNVTPQMDAYRDEIFGPVLSVVRVETYDEAISLMNSSPWGNGTAIFTRDGGAARRFQLEVEAGMVGVNVPIPVPVGYHSFGGWKDSLFGDHHIYGNDGIHFYTRGKVVTTRWPDPSDGGINLGFPSNH, encoded by the coding sequence ATGAAGACCATCAACCACTGGATCGGCGGCAAGCCCGTCGAGGGTCTCTCCGGCTCCTTCGGGCCGGTCTACAACCCCGCGACCGGCGCCCAGGAGAAGCGGGTCGCCTTCGCCTCCGTGGACGAGGTGGACGCCGCCGTGGCCGCCGCCAAGGAGGCGTACCGCACCTGGGGCAGCAGCTCGCTGGCCAAGCGCACGGCCGTACTGTTCGCCTACCGCGAGCTGATCGACGCGCACCGCGAGGAGCTGGCCGCGCTGATCACCGCCGAGCACGGCAAGGTGCACAGCGACGCGCTGGGCGAGGTCGCCCGCGGCCTGGAGATCGTCGAGCTGGCCTGCGGCATCCCGCAGCAGCTCAAGGGCGAGCTGTCCACGCAGGTCTCCACCCGCGTGGACGTGGCCGCCATCCGCCAGTCCCTCGGCGTGGTCGCCGGCATCACGCCGTTCAACTTCCCGGCGATGGTACCGATGTGGATGTTCCCGCTGGCCGTCGCCTGCGGCAACACCTTCGTCCTCAAGCCCAGCGAGAAGGTGCCGTCCGCCGCCCTGAAGCTCGCCGAGCTGGCGGCCGAGGCGGGCCTGCCGGACGGCGTGCTGAACATCGTCAACGGCGACAAGGTCGCGGTGGACCGCATCCTGGAGCACCCGGACATCGCCGCGGTCTCCTTCGTCGGCTCCACCCCCATCGCCCGCTACATCCACACCACGGGCACGGCCAACGGCAAGCGCGTCCAGGCCCTCGGCGGCGCCAAGAACCACATGCTGGTGCTGCCGGACGCCGACCTGGACCTTGCGGCGGACTCCGCGATCAACGCCGCGTACGGCTCGGCGGGCGAGCGCTGCATGGCGATCTCCGTCGTGGTGACCGTCGGCGACACCGCCGATCCGCTGATCGAGAAGATCAAGGAGCGGGCCGCGGCGCTGACCATCGGCCCCGGCGACGACCCGTCCTCCGAGATGGGCCCGCTCATCACCAAGGCGCACCGCGACAAGGTCGCCTCCTACGTGACCGGCGCCGCGGCCCAGGGCGCGGACGTGGTGATCGACGGTACGGACTTCACCGTCCCCGGCCACGAGAACGGCCACTGGATCGGCGTCTCGCTGCTCGACAACGTCACGCCCCAGATGGACGCCTACCGCGACGAGATCTTCGGCCCGGTGCTGTCCGTCGTCCGCGTGGAGACGTACGACGAGGCGATCTCGCTGATGAACTCCTCGCCGTGGGGCAACGGCACCGCCATCTTCACCCGGGACGGCGGCGCGGCCCGCCGCTTCCAGCTGGAGGTCGAGGCGGGCATGGTCGGCGTGAACGTGCCGATCCCGGTGCCGGTGGGCTACCACTCCTTCGGCGGCTGGAAGGACTCGCTCTTCGGCGACCACCACATCTACGGCAACGACGGCATTCACTTCTACACCCGCGGCAAGGTCGTCACCACGCGCTGGCCCGACCCTTCCGACGGCGGTATCAACCTGGGCTTCCCCAGCAACCACTGA
- a CDS encoding GNAT family N-acetyltransferase, whose amino-acid sequence MTAAPVIRHAVRTDLAEVAALAAEHAAYERAAPPAVDLEDRLAEALFGTRQPWLRCLVAELSGGELAGYATCATAFDTWQGREYLHLDCLYLRAEHRGLGLGALLVEAVIAEGKVLGVAEMQWNTPDWNAGAIRFYDRFGATRKDKKRFTLALEPSGRN is encoded by the coding sequence ATGACCGCGGCACCGGTCATCCGCCACGCGGTGCGTACGGATCTGGCGGAGGTGGCCGCGCTCGCCGCGGAGCACGCCGCGTACGAACGGGCCGCGCCGCCCGCCGTCGACCTGGAGGACCGGCTCGCGGAAGCGCTCTTCGGCACGCGCCAGCCGTGGCTGCGCTGCCTGGTCGCCGAACTGTCCGGCGGCGAACTCGCCGGGTACGCCACCTGCGCCACGGCCTTCGACACCTGGCAGGGCCGCGAATACCTGCACCTGGACTGCCTCTACCTGCGTGCCGAGCACCGCGGCCTCGGGCTGGGCGCCCTGCTCGTCGAGGCGGTCATCGCCGAGGGCAAGGTGCTGGGCGTGGCGGAGATGCAGTGGAACACGCCCGACTGGAACGCCGGAGCGATCCGCTTCTACGACCGGTTCGGCGCGACGCGTAAGGACAAGAAACGTTTCACTCTGGCGCTGGAGCCGAGCGGCAGGAACTGA
- a CDS encoding styrene monooxygenase/indole monooxygenase family protein, which yields MRRIAIVGAGQAGLHLALALLAADYDVTLLTDRTAQQVRAGRVMSSQMMFGPARRLERAAGLNLWDATAPGATSLRVTVWDPPGKAALTFTGRFDEPPHSVDQRVKMAGWLGLYEARGGRVRYGPVSSDTLPALAAGHDLTIVASGRGDLTRLFARNPLYCPFDRPQRTLACVYVRGVAAPADHPDPQVRTNVVAGAGEVFVMPALTTGGPCDIVLFEALPGGPFDCWHDQPSPGGCVARALDLLRTHAPGEYELCKDAVPTDAGATLYGAITPTVRHPVAEVAPGTYVLGMADTVVTNDPITGQGSNNAARSAAAYLEAILERGGAPFDPEWMRAAFAVFWRHARQVTEFTNLMLEPPPQHIHRLLAAAAEHPAVAHRFVNGYADPADYHGWLMTAADADAYLATAGS from the coding sequence ATGCGCAGGATCGCCATCGTCGGCGCGGGCCAAGCGGGGCTGCATCTCGCCCTGGCGCTTCTGGCCGCGGACTACGACGTCACGTTGCTCACCGACCGTACGGCACAGCAGGTCCGCGCGGGGCGGGTGATGTCGTCACAGATGATGTTCGGCCCGGCGCGCCGCCTGGAACGGGCCGCCGGACTCAACCTCTGGGACGCCACCGCACCCGGCGCGACCTCGCTGCGGGTCACGGTGTGGGACCCGCCCGGAAAAGCCGCGCTGACGTTCACCGGGCGCTTCGACGAACCGCCGCACTCCGTCGACCAGCGGGTGAAGATGGCCGGCTGGCTCGGTCTGTACGAGGCCAGGGGCGGCCGCGTCCGGTACGGCCCGGTCTCCTCCGACACCCTGCCCGCGCTCGCCGCCGGCCACGACCTGACGATCGTCGCCTCCGGCCGCGGCGACCTCACCCGGCTCTTCGCGCGCAACCCGCTGTACTGCCCCTTCGACCGCCCGCAGCGCACCCTCGCCTGCGTCTACGTGCGCGGCGTCGCGGCGCCCGCCGACCACCCGGACCCTCAGGTGCGGACGAACGTGGTGGCCGGGGCGGGCGAGGTGTTCGTCATGCCGGCGCTGACGACGGGCGGGCCGTGCGACATCGTGCTGTTCGAGGCGCTGCCCGGCGGGCCGTTCGACTGCTGGCACGACCAGCCGTCGCCGGGCGGCTGCGTGGCCCGGGCGCTCGATCTGCTGCGCACCCACGCGCCGGGCGAGTACGAGCTGTGCAAGGACGCCGTGCCCACGGACGCGGGCGCGACCCTGTACGGCGCGATCACACCGACGGTCCGGCATCCGGTCGCCGAGGTCGCGCCGGGCACGTACGTCCTGGGGATGGCCGACACGGTCGTCACCAACGATCCGATCACCGGCCAGGGCTCGAACAACGCCGCCCGCAGCGCGGCCGCCTATCTGGAGGCGATCCTGGAGCGGGGCGGCGCGCCCTTCGACCCGGAGTGGATGCGCGCGGCCTTCGCCGTGTTCTGGCGGCATGCCCGGCAGGTCACCGAATTCACCAACCTGATGCTGGAGCCGCCGCCGCAGCACATCCACCGCCTGCTGGCGGCCGCCGCCGAACACCCCGCCGTGGCGCACCGCTTCGTCAACGGCTATGCCGATCCGGCGGATTACCACGGCTGGCTGATGACGGCGGCCGACGCGGACGCTTATCTGGCCACCGCCGGCAGCTGA
- a CDS encoding alpha/beta fold hydrolase has protein sequence MTFRLRGRRLYATVAVLAVLAGSGTWAAVAADDPPAVHREDRAFTMPESADGGSGGEKAAAGDSVRIDASFFTAGGTGPRPAVLLGHGFGGSKESVREQAEQLARDGYAVLTWSARGFGTSTGKIGLNDPDREVSDVRRLIDWLATRPEVRLDGKGDPRVGVAGASYGGAIALLAAGYDKRVDAIAPQITYWNLADALFPNGVFKKLWAGMFFSTGSVGAVGADGGSGSGAAGGGGTQEGTGGSGAGTGGSGRSASGGEAGESAESTGSAARNAADGCGRFEPQLCEMYERIAVSGRPDAAARELLEARSPVAVADRIKVPTLIMQGRTDSLFPLGQADALYKALRKNGAPVSVDWLAGGHDGGDRESGRVANRTKAWFDHYLKGDANADTGPAFRVSRGGAVDSTNGAARLRGASADGYPGLANDPRPVRLTGREQRFSNPAGASPPSISTVPGVGALNSLSGMGAGFSLDSPGQYAGFQSRPLAEPLRVTGAPTARVRLRATTDEAVIFAKVYDIGPNGNSRPVLPAGLAEPYRITGAKAGKSVELRLPAIDHEFAAGHRLRLVLSSTDLAYASPAEPATYTASLDGDGVLNVPTAPEVKSAAAPLPAWTWALPVAGAVIAVLLLLVGRRRFAAHAPDPDLADVPLQITGLTKRYAKSADRYAVQDLSFRVEKGQVLGLLGPNGAGKTTTLRMLMGLIGPDAGEIRVFGHAIRPGAPVLSRVGAFVEGAGFLPHLSGRANLDLYWRATGRPAEDAHVEEALEIAGLGDALERAVRTYSQGMRQRLAIAQAMLGLPDLLILDEPTNGLDPPQIREMRDVMIRYAAGGRTVIVSSHLLAEVEQTCTHLVVMDRGRLVQAGPVAEIVGTGDTLLVGVTDGTPLSDVLLEKVAALPGVATADRADEGLLVTLDGTTSVPELLPELLRLEIPVARIGPHRRLEDAFLTMIGGDR, from the coding sequence ATGACTTTCCGACTCCGCGGACGGCGGCTGTACGCGACGGTGGCCGTGCTGGCCGTGCTCGCCGGGTCAGGCACGTGGGCGGCGGTCGCCGCGGACGATCCGCCCGCCGTGCACCGGGAGGACCGGGCGTTCACCATGCCCGAGAGCGCCGACGGCGGGTCCGGGGGCGAGAAGGCGGCCGCCGGCGACTCGGTCCGGATCGACGCGTCTTTCTTCACCGCGGGCGGAACCGGCCCCCGGCCCGCCGTCCTCCTGGGGCACGGTTTCGGTGGCAGCAAGGAATCCGTACGCGAGCAGGCCGAGCAGCTGGCCCGCGACGGGTACGCCGTACTGACCTGGTCGGCGCGCGGCTTCGGCACATCGACCGGGAAGATCGGGCTCAACGACCCGGACCGCGAGGTGTCCGACGTGCGCCGGCTGATCGACTGGCTGGCCACGCGGCCCGAAGTACGGCTCGACGGCAAGGGCGACCCGCGGGTCGGTGTCGCCGGAGCCTCGTACGGTGGCGCGATCGCGCTGCTGGCGGCCGGCTACGACAAGCGGGTGGACGCGATCGCCCCGCAGATCACGTACTGGAACCTGGCCGACGCGCTGTTCCCCAACGGCGTCTTCAAGAAGCTGTGGGCCGGCATGTTCTTCTCCACCGGGTCGGTCGGTGCGGTTGGCGCCGACGGTGGCTCCGGGAGCGGCGCCGCCGGCGGTGGCGGTACGCAGGAGGGGACCGGCGGCAGTGGGGCGGGCACCGGCGGCAGCGGGAGGTCCGCGTCCGGCGGCGAGGCGGGCGAATCCGCCGAATCCACGGGGTCCGCTGCCCGGAACGCCGCCGACGGCTGCGGCCGGTTCGAGCCGCAGCTCTGCGAGATGTACGAGCGGATCGCCGTCTCCGGCAGGCCCGACGCCGCCGCCCGTGAACTCCTCGAAGCCCGCAGCCCCGTCGCCGTCGCGGACCGGATCAAGGTTCCGACGCTCATCATGCAGGGCAGAACCGATTCGCTGTTCCCACTCGGCCAAGCCGACGCCCTGTACAAGGCGCTCCGCAAGAACGGCGCTCCGGTATCCGTCGACTGGCTCGCGGGCGGACACGACGGCGGCGACCGGGAGTCCGGCCGCGTCGCGAACCGTACGAAGGCATGGTTCGACCACTACCTGAAGGGCGACGCGAACGCGGACACCGGGCCCGCCTTCCGTGTCAGCCGCGGCGGGGCCGTGGATTCCACCAACGGCGCCGCCCGGCTGCGCGGCGCGAGCGCCGACGGCTACCCGGGCCTGGCCAACGACCCCCGCCCGGTCCGCCTGACCGGCCGCGAACAGCGCTTCAGCAATCCGGCCGGGGCGAGCCCGCCGTCCATCTCCACGGTGCCCGGCGTCGGCGCCCTCAACAGCCTCTCCGGCATGGGCGCCGGATTCTCCCTCGACTCCCCGGGTCAGTACGCCGGTTTCCAGTCGCGGCCGCTCGCCGAACCGCTGCGCGTCACCGGCGCGCCGACGGCCCGCGTACGCCTCCGCGCCACCACCGACGAAGCGGTGATCTTCGCCAAGGTCTACGACATCGGGCCGAACGGCAACAGCCGCCCGGTGCTGCCCGCCGGACTCGCCGAGCCGTACCGCATCACCGGCGCCAAGGCGGGCAAGAGCGTCGAACTGCGGCTGCCCGCCATCGACCACGAATTCGCGGCGGGGCACCGGCTGCGCCTGGTCCTCTCCTCGACGGACCTCGCGTACGCCTCGCCCGCCGAGCCCGCCACGTACACCGCCTCCCTGGACGGCGACGGCGTGCTGAACGTGCCGACCGCGCCCGAGGTGAAGAGCGCCGCGGCGCCGTTGCCCGCGTGGACCTGGGCGCTGCCCGTCGCCGGCGCGGTCATCGCCGTCCTCCTGCTGCTCGTCGGCAGGCGGCGGTTCGCGGCCCACGCCCCCGACCCGGACCTGGCGGACGTGCCGCTGCAGATCACCGGCCTGACCAAGCGGTACGCCAAGTCCGCCGACCGCTACGCCGTCCAGGACCTCTCCTTCCGCGTCGAGAAGGGCCAGGTGCTCGGCCTGCTCGGCCCGAACGGCGCGGGCAAGACCACCACCCTGCGCATGCTGATGGGCCTGATCGGGCCGGACGCCGGTGAGATCCGCGTGTTCGGGCACGCGATCCGGCCGGGCGCGCCGGTGCTGTCGCGGGTCGGCGCGTTCGTGGAGGGCGCCGGTTTCCTGCCGCATCTGTCGGGACGCGCCAACCTCGACCTGTACTGGCGGGCCACCGGCCGCCCGGCCGAGGACGCGCACGTCGAGGAGGCCCTGGAGATCGCCGGGCTGGGCGACGCGCTGGAGCGCGCCGTCCGCACGTACTCGCAGGGCATGCGGCAGCGCCTGGCCATCGCGCAGGCCATGCTCGGCCTGCCGGACCTGCTCATCCTGGACGAGCCGACCAACGGACTCGACCCGCCGCAGATCCGCGAGATGCGCGATGTGATGATCCGGTACGCGGCCGGCGGCCGTACCGTGATCGTCTCCAGCCATCTGCTGGCCGAAGTCGAACAGACCTGCACGCATCTGGTCGTCATGGACCGCGGCCGGCTCGTCCAGGCGGGTCCGGTCGCCGAGATCGTCGGCACCGGCGACACCCTGCTCGTCGGCGTCACGGACGGAACACCGCTGTCCGACGTCCTCCTGGAGAAGGTGGCCGCGCTGCCCGGGGTGGCCACCGCCGACCGGGCCGACGAGGGCCTGCTCGTCACGCTGGACGGCACGACGAGCGTCCCCGAGCTGCTGCCGGAACTGCTGCGGCTGGAGATCCCGGTCGCCCGCATCGGCCCGCACCGGCGCCTTGAGGACGCCTTCCTCACCATGATCGGAGGTGACCGGTGA
- a CDS encoding ABC transporter permease, which translates to MPDGPAGASVPGAPHAPGYRPHRTLPLRVEALRQLKRRRTFVIAAILALLPFVLVAAFAIGGEPGGRNNRITLMDTATVSGANFTATVLFVSAGFLLVVPVALFCGDTVASEASWSSLRYLLAAPVPRTRLLLSKLTVALLFSAAAMVLLPLVALAVGTAAYGWGPLQLPTGGALAAGDALPRLALAVAYIFVSQLVTAALAFWLSTVTDAPLGAVGGAVGLTIVGNVLDQVTALDQWRDFLPAHWQFAWADALQPQLDATGMIQGAAVSVAYALVLFALAFRGFGRKDIVS; encoded by the coding sequence CTGCCCGATGGCCCCGCGGGCGCGTCCGTACCCGGCGCGCCGCACGCCCCCGGCTACCGCCCGCACCGCACCCTGCCGCTGCGCGTTGAAGCGCTGCGCCAGCTCAAACGGCGCCGGACATTCGTCATCGCGGCGATTCTGGCGCTGCTGCCGTTCGTGCTGGTCGCGGCCTTCGCGATCGGCGGCGAACCGGGCGGCCGGAACAACCGCATCACGCTGATGGACACGGCCACCGTGTCCGGCGCCAATTTCACCGCGACCGTGCTGTTCGTCTCGGCGGGCTTCCTGCTGGTCGTGCCGGTGGCGCTGTTCTGCGGGGACACGGTCGCGTCGGAGGCGAGCTGGTCCTCGCTGCGGTACCTGCTGGCGGCGCCGGTTCCGCGCACCCGGCTGCTGTTGAGCAAGCTCACCGTCGCGCTGCTCTTCAGCGCGGCGGCGATGGTGCTGCTGCCGCTGGTCGCGCTCGCCGTCGGCACGGCCGCGTACGGGTGGGGGCCGCTGCAACTGCCCACCGGCGGCGCGCTGGCGGCGGGCGACGCGCTGCCCCGCCTCGCCCTGGCCGTCGCGTACATCTTCGTCAGCCAGCTGGTCACCGCGGCGCTCGCCTTCTGGCTGTCGACGGTAACGGACGCGCCGCTGGGCGCGGTCGGCGGCGCGGTCGGCCTGACCATCGTCGGCAATGTGCTCGACCAGGTCACCGCCCTGGACCAGTGGCGCGACTTCCTCCCGGCGCACTGGCAGTTCGCGTGGGCCGACGCCCTACAGCCCCAGCTGGACGCCACGGGCATGATCCAGGGAGCGGCGGTGTCGGTGGCGTATGCGCTGGTGCTGTTCGCGCTGGCGTTCCGCGGGTTCGGGCGGAAGGACATCGTGTCGTAG
- a CDS encoding nuclear transport factor 2 family protein, giving the protein MTQRAASTPPYAYEDDSARTRAVLERFYEAERAYVAAGGPGRADFSALAACLAPDVVLHQSPGLPYAGAWRGPAGMERFMAVMGRLWRSMEFLEQRQLVDGEEVVVTSRVRFTARATGRVLTTTIVQLMTVRDGRIREVRPFYWDPAAVAETCGQDAVREVCGREAGAEPCGPGTGHPA; this is encoded by the coding sequence ATGACACAGCGCGCCGCGAGCACACCCCCGTACGCGTACGAAGACGACAGCGCCCGTACCCGCGCCGTACTGGAGCGGTTCTACGAGGCGGAGCGGGCGTACGTCGCGGCGGGCGGCCCCGGCCGGGCGGATTTCTCCGCCCTCGCCGCCTGCCTGGCCCCGGACGTCGTCCTCCACCAGTCCCCCGGCCTGCCGTACGCCGGCGCATGGCGCGGCCCGGCGGGCATGGAGCGGTTCATGGCCGTGATGGGCAGGCTCTGGCGGTCGATGGAATTCCTGGAGCAGCGGCAGCTGGTGGACGGGGAAGAGGTCGTCGTCACCAGCCGGGTACGGTTCACGGCCCGCGCCACGGGGCGCGTGCTGACGACCACGATCGTGCAGCTGATGACCGTACGGGACGGCCGTATCCGCGAAGTCCGGCCGTTCTACTGGGACCCGGCGGCGGTGGCGGAGACCTGTGGGCAGGACGCGGTCAGGGAAGTCTGCGGCCGTGAGGCGGGGGCGGAGCCCTGCGGCCCGGGGACCGGTCACCCGGCCTGA
- a CDS encoding alpha/beta hydrolase: protein MRKALLTPVVVVTTLAALAATAGCGSGGSDKDGPVRFGNATGPGSDGATHPGKGTLAQMPTHPISFKEQRKVGGAGDGTPIGVATYHGPKSGFTGKVWVWAPPEYYEKKNADKGFPVLMALPGAEGYPVNYWIGGDLKLEENIAQWSKEGKSLPFIVVMPVLNPNAKQYYDASDIPGQPKMGTWLNEDVPDFVRQNFRTLKGRDGWAIMGSSSGGFAALKNVLQHPGTFKAAIPSGPDIVPDSPLWRGHAKEERENNPEVLAQRLINKGGPEVYLAFQDGTKESTIVPKVKKFIARYGRGPVKTRLQMVAGGMHGADTYVKGMGEGTMQWVSAHMQGPAE from the coding sequence GTGCGCAAAGCCCTGCTCACCCCCGTGGTCGTAGTGACCACCCTGGCCGCCCTCGCCGCCACCGCCGGCTGCGGCTCGGGCGGCTCCGACAAGGACGGGCCGGTGCGTTTCGGCAACGCGACGGGCCCCGGCTCGGACGGCGCCACGCACCCGGGCAAGGGAACGCTCGCCCAGATGCCCACCCACCCCATCAGCTTCAAGGAGCAGCGCAAGGTCGGCGGCGCCGGCGACGGCACCCCGATCGGCGTGGCCACGTATCACGGCCCGAAGTCCGGGTTCACCGGCAAGGTGTGGGTGTGGGCGCCGCCGGAGTACTACGAGAAGAAGAACGCGGACAAGGGGTTCCCGGTCCTGATGGCGCTGCCCGGCGCCGAGGGCTACCCCGTCAACTACTGGATAGGCGGCGATCTCAAGCTGGAGGAGAACATCGCGCAGTGGTCGAAGGAGGGCAAGAGCCTGCCCTTCATCGTCGTGATGCCGGTGCTCAATCCCAACGCCAAGCAGTACTACGACGCCAGCGACATCCCCGGCCAGCCGAAGATGGGCACCTGGCTGAACGAGGACGTGCCCGACTTCGTCCGGCAGAACTTCCGTACGCTCAAGGGCCGCGACGGCTGGGCGATCATGGGTTCGTCGTCCGGCGGTTTCGCCGCGCTGAAGAATGTTCTTCAGCACCCGGGGACCTTCAAAGCAGCGATACCGAGCGGTCCCGACATCGTCCCCGACTCGCCGCTGTGGCGCGGGCACGCCAAGGAGGAGCGGGAGAACAACCCCGAGGTCCTGGCCCAGCGCCTGATCAACAAGGGCGGGCCCGAGGTCTACCTCGCCTTCCAGGACGGCACCAAGGAGTCGACGATCGTGCCGAAGGTCAAGAAATTCATCGCACGGTACGGCCGCGGCCCGGTCAAAACGCGGCTGCAGATGGTGGCCGGCGGCATGCACGGCGCCGACACCTATGTGAAGGGCATGGGCGAAGGCACGATGCAGTGGGTCAGCGCGCACATGCAGGGGCCGGCGGAGTAA